From Burkholderia savannae, a single genomic window includes:
- the otnI gene encoding 2-oxo-tetronate isomerase, with product MPRFAANLTMMYNEHAFLERFAAAARDDFKAVEYLFPYDFPAAELKSRLDANGLVQALFNAPPGDWAAGERGIASLPGREDEFKRAIDTALGYARVIGNDKIHVMAGLIAPEQDRAKHRDTYLRNLAHAAEAARAQNATIVIEPINPRDMPGFFLNRQDDAQAICREVGAPNLKVQFDCYHCQIVEGDLATKLTRDIAGIGHIQIAGVPERHEPDVGEIHYPYLFELIDALGYDGWIGCEYRPRAGTSEGLGWLAPYL from the coding sequence ATGCCACGCTTCGCCGCCAACCTCACGATGATGTACAACGAGCACGCGTTCCTCGAGCGCTTCGCCGCCGCGGCACGCGACGACTTCAAGGCGGTCGAGTACCTGTTTCCGTACGACTTCCCCGCCGCCGAGCTGAAATCGCGCCTCGACGCGAACGGCCTCGTGCAGGCGCTCTTCAACGCGCCGCCCGGCGACTGGGCGGCGGGCGAGCGCGGCATCGCGTCGCTGCCGGGCCGCGAGGACGAGTTCAAGCGCGCGATCGACACCGCGCTCGGCTACGCGCGCGTGATCGGCAACGACAAGATCCACGTGATGGCGGGCCTGATCGCACCGGAGCAGGATCGCGCGAAGCACCGCGACACGTACCTGCGCAATCTCGCGCACGCGGCCGAAGCAGCGCGCGCGCAGAACGCGACGATCGTCATCGAGCCGATCAACCCGCGCGACATGCCGGGCTTCTTCCTGAACCGCCAGGACGACGCGCAGGCGATCTGCCGCGAAGTCGGCGCGCCGAACCTGAAGGTGCAGTTCGACTGCTATCACTGCCAGATCGTCGAAGGCGATCTGGCGACGAAGTTGACGCGCGACATCGCGGGCATCGGCCACATCCAGATCGCCGGCGTGCCCGAGCGGCACGAGCCCGACGTCGGCGAAATCCACTATCCGTATCTGTTCGAGCTGATCGACGCGCTCGGCTACGACGGCTGGATCGGCTGCGAGTATCGGCCGAGGGCCGGCACGTCCGAGGGCCTCGGCTGGCTCGCACCCTACCTGTAA
- a CDS encoding HAD family hydrolase, whose product MTPPIKLVLFDMEGVLSDYDRAARTARLADLTGRPPDAVRHAIWESGLEARADAGLIGVDRYLSELAELLGAPVSRDDWLIARKASITPNLDVVALAERVAQRSRIAVLTNNCRLVTDYIDYLNPPVARVFGADVYPSATFGAAKPDAQAYLGCVGWLGATAQETLFIDDADSNVEGAVKAGLLGCKFVSAQALADELERRRLI is encoded by the coding sequence ATGACGCCGCCGATCAAGCTGGTCCTGTTCGATATGGAGGGCGTATTGTCGGACTACGACCGCGCCGCACGCACCGCGCGCCTGGCCGACCTGACGGGGCGGCCGCCCGACGCGGTGCGCCATGCGATCTGGGAGTCGGGGCTCGAAGCGCGCGCCGACGCGGGGCTCATCGGCGTCGACCGATACCTGAGCGAGCTGGCCGAGCTGCTCGGCGCGCCGGTGAGCCGCGACGACTGGCTGATCGCGCGCAAGGCGTCGATCACGCCGAACCTGGACGTCGTCGCGCTCGCCGAGCGCGTCGCGCAGCGCAGCCGGATCGCGGTGCTGACGAACAACTGCCGGCTCGTGACCGATTACATCGATTATCTGAATCCGCCCGTTGCGCGCGTGTTCGGCGCGGACGTCTATCCGTCGGCGACGTTCGGCGCGGCGAAGCCGGATGCGCAGGCTTATCTGGGATGCGTCGGATGGCTCGGCGCGACGGCGCAAGAGACGCTGTTCATCGACGATGCGGATTCGAACGTCGAGGGCGCGGTGAAGGCGGGGTTGCTGGGATGCAAGTTCGTGAGCGCCCAGGCGCTGGCGGACGAACTGGAGCGGCGGCGGTTGATCTAG
- a CDS encoding cupin domain-containing protein yields the protein MPNTPPELLKAADIEAMDVVRSVHTLNENAVRLKKPLSDKTGITQFGFLIITIMPGHESSEYHRHLYEEECVYILSGYGEATIGERTFPVGPGDFLGFAQRGPAHVLKNSGDVPLVFIAAGQRLEQDVCDYPRLGKRLFVAGEVEGYVELEGDGAV from the coding sequence ATGCCGAACACCCCTCCGGAATTGCTGAAAGCCGCCGATATCGAAGCGATGGACGTAGTGCGTTCGGTCCATACGCTGAACGAGAACGCGGTGCGCTTGAAGAAGCCGCTGAGCGACAAGACCGGGATCACGCAGTTCGGGTTTCTGATCATCACGATCATGCCGGGGCACGAATCGTCCGAGTACCACCGGCATCTTTACGAAGAGGAGTGCGTGTACATCCTGTCCGGGTACGGCGAGGCGACGATCGGCGAACGGACGTTTCCGGTCGGGCCGGGCGATTTTCTGGGGTTCGCGCAGCGCGGGCCGGCGCATGTGCTGAAGAACTCGGGGGATGTGCCCCTCGTATTCATCGCGGCGGGGCAGCGGTTGGAGCAGGATGTCTGTGATTATCCGCGGTTGGGGAAGCGGTTGTTTGTGGCGGGGGAGGTGGAGGGGTATGTGGAGTTGGAGGGCGACGGTGCGGTGTGA
- the otnC gene encoding 3-oxo-tetronate 4-phosphate decarboxylase gives MSTAEAKLRDEICEIGASLYARGHAVGSAGNISAKLDDGWLITPTDACLGRLDPAGIAKVDLAGHAVSGGKPSKTLALHRGIYARNAQARGIVHTHSTHLVALTLAGVWSEADVLPPITPYYVMKVGHVPLIRYRRPGDPAVAAEVAALADRVRGVLLERLGPVVWGPSVAHASYALEELEETARLWLMTHPKPEPLDDAALAELRDAFGARW, from the coding sequence ATGAGCACCGCCGAAGCGAAGCTGCGCGACGAGATCTGCGAGATCGGCGCGAGCCTCTACGCGCGCGGCCATGCGGTCGGCAGCGCGGGCAACATCAGCGCGAAGCTCGACGACGGCTGGCTGATCACGCCGACCGACGCGTGCCTCGGCCGGCTCGACCCCGCCGGCATCGCGAAGGTCGATCTCGCGGGCCACGCGGTGTCGGGCGGCAAGCCGTCGAAGACGCTCGCGCTGCATCGCGGCATCTACGCGCGCAACGCGCAAGCGCGCGGCATCGTCCACACGCATTCGACGCACCTCGTCGCGCTCACGCTCGCGGGCGTCTGGAGCGAGGCCGACGTGCTGCCGCCGATCACGCCGTACTACGTGATGAAGGTCGGCCACGTTCCGCTCATTCGTTATCGCCGGCCGGGCGACCCCGCGGTGGCCGCCGAAGTCGCGGCGCTCGCCGATCGCGTGCGCGGCGTGCTGCTCGAGCGGCTCGGCCCGGTCGTCTGGGGGCCGTCGGTCGCGCACGCGTCGTACGCGCTCGAGGAGCTCGAGGAAACCGCGCGCCTGTGGCTGATGACGCATCCGAAACCCGAGCCGCTCGACGACGCCGCGCTCGCCGAACTGCGCGATGCGTTCGGCGCGCGCTGGTAA
- a CDS encoding MFS transporter, producing the protein MIPSQAAAARPLEAAGQAELDLTYKKVFWRIVPFLMLCYVVAYLDRVNVGFAKLQMSQDLAFSETVFGLGAGIFFLGYFLFELPSNMLMHRIGARIWIARIMITWGLLSALFAFVKTPTQFYVLRFLLGLAEAGFYPGVILYLTYWFPTHRRAKIIAVFMSAIPVSGIFGNPLSGWIMERFHGGSGFQGWQWMFVIEAVPAIAIGIATILYLDNSIRSAKWLTEREKKLLTDAIDAQPHERDKHAHSLASVLRDPRMWWMSLIYFTFVTGQYGLTFWMPTLVKSTGITDTLQIGLLSAIPFAFAIVAMNLFGHSADKRRERRWHLIVPALMGTAGFSVAAAYSHNTTVSILFLSIAAGGVLTCAPLFWSLPTAFLAGTGAAAGIAIINSIGNLAGFASPYLIGYLKDATSSTSAGMYVLAAMLVIGAIAVWLTPAKLVNR; encoded by the coding sequence ATGATTCCCAGCCAAGCAGCCGCGGCCCGGCCGCTCGAGGCGGCCGGACAGGCCGAGCTCGATCTGACCTACAAGAAAGTGTTCTGGCGCATCGTGCCGTTCCTGATGCTCTGCTACGTGGTCGCGTACCTGGACCGCGTGAACGTCGGCTTCGCGAAGCTGCAGATGTCGCAGGATCTCGCGTTCAGCGAGACCGTGTTCGGCCTCGGCGCGGGCATCTTCTTTCTCGGCTATTTCCTGTTCGAGCTGCCGAGCAACATGCTGATGCACCGGATCGGCGCGCGCATCTGGATCGCGCGGATCATGATCACCTGGGGCCTGCTGTCCGCGCTCTTCGCGTTCGTGAAGACGCCGACGCAGTTCTACGTGCTGCGCTTCCTGCTCGGCCTCGCGGAAGCGGGCTTCTATCCGGGCGTGATCCTGTACCTCACGTACTGGTTCCCGACGCACCGCCGCGCGAAGATCATCGCGGTGTTCATGTCGGCGATTCCGGTGTCGGGCATCTTCGGCAATCCGCTGTCCGGCTGGATCATGGAGCGCTTCCACGGCGGCTCGGGCTTTCAGGGCTGGCAATGGATGTTCGTGATCGAGGCGGTGCCCGCGATCGCGATCGGCATCGCGACGATCCTCTATCTCGACAACAGCATCCGCAGCGCGAAGTGGCTCACCGAGCGCGAGAAAAAGCTGCTGACCGACGCGATCGACGCGCAGCCGCACGAGCGCGACAAGCACGCGCACTCGCTCGCGAGCGTGCTGCGCGATCCGCGCATGTGGTGGATGTCGCTGATCTATTTCACGTTCGTCACCGGCCAGTACGGGCTCACGTTCTGGATGCCGACGCTCGTCAAATCGACGGGCATCACCGATACGCTGCAGATCGGCCTGCTGAGCGCGATTCCGTTCGCGTTCGCGATCGTCGCGATGAATCTCTTCGGCCACAGCGCGGACAAGCGCCGCGAGCGCCGCTGGCACCTGATCGTGCCCGCGCTGATGGGCACCGCCGGCTTCTCGGTGGCCGCCGCGTACTCGCACAACACCACCGTGTCGATCCTGTTCCTGTCGATCGCCGCGGGCGGCGTGCTCACCTGCGCGCCGCTCTTCTGGTCGCTGCCGACCGCGTTCCTCGCGGGCACGGGCGCCGCGGCCGGCATCGCGATCATCAACTCGATCGGCAACCTCGCCGGCTTCGCGAGCCCCTATCTGATCGGCTATCTGAAGGACGCGACGAGCAGCACGTCCGCCGGCATGTACGTGCTCGCCGCGATGCTCGTGATCGGCGCGATCGCCGTGTGGCTCACGCCGGCGAAGCTCGTCAACCGATAA
- the ltnD gene encoding L-threonate dehydrogenase, with amino-acid sequence MSRNVGVIGLGAMGLGVARSLLRAGFRVHACDVRENVLAAFAAEGGLRCATPAELGARCDVVITLVVNAEQTDAVLFGEHGAAAAMQPGGVVISSATVAPEFAAELGARLAAAGVLMLDAPVSGGAARAAAGEMTMMTSGPAAAYETCDDVLAAIAGKVYRLGGAHGAGSKVKIINQLLAGVHIAAAAEAMALGLREGVDPDALYDVITHSAGNSWMFENRVPHILNGDFTPLSAVDIFVKDLGLVLDTARRAKFPLPLSAAAHQMFLSASSAGHGGEDDSAVIKTFPGITLPARG; translated from the coding sequence ATGTCACGGAATGTTGGAGTCATCGGACTGGGCGCGATGGGCCTGGGTGTCGCGCGCTCGCTGTTGCGCGCGGGCTTTCGGGTGCATGCGTGCGACGTGCGCGAGAACGTGCTCGCCGCGTTCGCCGCCGAAGGCGGCTTGCGCTGCGCGACGCCCGCCGAGCTCGGCGCGCGGTGCGACGTCGTGATCACGCTCGTCGTCAACGCGGAGCAAACCGACGCCGTGCTGTTCGGCGAGCACGGCGCGGCGGCCGCGATGCAGCCCGGCGGCGTCGTGATCTCGAGCGCGACGGTCGCGCCTGAGTTCGCGGCCGAGCTCGGCGCGCGGCTCGCGGCGGCGGGCGTGCTGATGCTCGATGCGCCCGTATCGGGCGGCGCCGCGCGCGCGGCGGCGGGCGAAATGACGATGATGACGTCGGGCCCCGCCGCCGCGTACGAAACGTGCGACGACGTGCTCGCCGCGATCGCGGGCAAGGTCTACCGGCTCGGCGGCGCGCACGGCGCGGGCTCGAAGGTGAAGATCATCAATCAGCTGCTCGCGGGCGTGCACATCGCGGCGGCGGCCGAGGCGATGGCGCTCGGCCTGCGCGAAGGCGTCGATCCCGACGCGCTCTACGACGTGATCACGCACAGCGCCGGCAATTCGTGGATGTTCGAGAACCGCGTGCCGCACATCCTGAACGGCGACTTCACGCCGCTGTCGGCCGTCGACATCTTCGTGAAGGATCTCGGCCTCGTGCTCGACACCGCGCGCCGCGCCAAATTCCCGCTGCCGCTGTCGGCCGCCGCGCACCAGATGTTCCTGAGCGCGTCGAGCGCGGGCCACGGCGGCGAGGACGACTCGGCCGTCATCAAGACGTTCCCCGGCATCACGCTGCCGGCGCGCGGCTGA
- a CDS encoding FadR/GntR family transcriptional regulator, which translates to MFEKIPTRAMSDTVAQQLLKQIEIGSFAGTGKLPTEAVLAQEFGVSRTVIREAISRLKNEGVVEPRQGSGVYIAQHAAIRPLRIDYAEAVEASSLPHLLAVRRAIEAEVAAEAALCRTDEDMDDIDAALAKIDDAVAEGRDGVAEDVAFHRTIASVTGNPYFLKTLSFLNQYLEAGVKVTRGNEATREDFSRQVREEHAAIADAIRARDPSAARNAARAHMYNAARRLEQACIC; encoded by the coding sequence ATGTTCGAGAAAATTCCGACCCGGGCGATGAGCGACACGGTCGCCCAGCAGCTTCTGAAGCAGATCGAGATCGGCAGCTTCGCCGGCACCGGCAAGCTGCCGACCGAAGCCGTGCTCGCGCAGGAATTCGGCGTGAGCCGCACGGTGATTCGCGAGGCGATCTCGCGTCTGAAGAACGAGGGCGTCGTCGAGCCGCGTCAGGGCAGCGGCGTCTACATCGCGCAGCACGCGGCGATCCGCCCGCTGCGGATCGATTACGCGGAGGCGGTCGAGGCGAGCTCGCTGCCGCATCTGCTCGCGGTGCGTCGCGCGATCGAGGCCGAGGTCGCCGCCGAAGCCGCGCTCTGCCGCACCGACGAGGACATGGACGACATCGACGCCGCGCTCGCGAAGATCGACGATGCGGTCGCCGAAGGCCGCGACGGCGTCGCGGAGGACGTCGCGTTCCACCGGACGATCGCGAGCGTCACCGGCAATCCGTACTTCCTGAAGACGCTGAGCTTCCTGAATCAGTACCTCGAAGCGGGCGTGAAGGTCACGCGCGGCAACGAGGCCACCCGCGAGGACTTCTCACGGCAGGTGCGCGAGGAGCACGCGGCGATCGCCGACGCGATCCGCGCGCGCGATCCGTCCGCGGCCCGCAACGCGGCCCGCGCGCACATGTACAACGCGGCTCGCCGTCTCGAGCAAGCCTGCATTTGCTGA
- the otnK gene encoding 3-oxo-tetronate kinase, with product MNTDHASRPPLGCIADDFTGATDLANMLVKSGMRTVQTIGVPADGAPVQADAIVVALKSRTLCAADAVAQSLAALDWLRAQGCRQFFFKYCSTFDSTDAGNIGPVADALLDALGGERAFTIACPAFPENGRTVYRGHLFVGDALLNESGMENHPLTPMTDANLVRVLQRQTASKVGLIRRDAIALGACAVRETIDALRRDGVRIAIADALTDRDLHVLGEACADLPLVTGGSGVALGLPANFRLGGLLPERRDAAALPRIDGASAVLAGSASKATNAQVAAWRAERPAFRIDPLAAARGEPVVEQALAFARAHLPQPVLIYASASPDEVKRVQQALGVEAAGHLVEATLAAIARGLREMGVRKFVVAGGETSGAVVQALDVKALQIGAQIDPGVPATATTGAGPRGTTGAGPRATLDAEPLGLALKSGNFGATDFFDKALRALEGAA from the coding sequence ATGAACACCGATCACGCCTCTCGCCCCCCGCTCGGCTGCATCGCCGACGATTTCACCGGCGCGACCGATCTCGCGAACATGCTCGTCAAGAGCGGCATGCGCACCGTGCAGACGATCGGCGTGCCGGCCGACGGCGCGCCCGTGCAAGCCGATGCGATCGTCGTCGCGCTGAAATCGCGCACGCTCTGCGCCGCCGACGCGGTCGCGCAATCGCTCGCCGCGCTCGACTGGCTGCGCGCGCAGGGCTGCCGCCAGTTCTTCTTCAAATACTGCTCGACGTTCGATTCGACCGACGCGGGCAACATCGGCCCCGTCGCCGATGCGCTGCTCGACGCGCTCGGCGGCGAGCGCGCGTTCACGATCGCGTGCCCCGCGTTTCCGGAGAACGGCCGCACGGTCTATCGCGGCCATCTGTTCGTCGGCGATGCGCTGCTCAATGAATCCGGGATGGAAAACCATCCGCTCACGCCGATGACGGACGCGAACCTCGTGCGCGTGCTGCAGCGGCAGACGGCATCGAAGGTCGGCCTGATCCGCCGTGACGCGATCGCGCTCGGCGCGTGCGCCGTGCGCGAGACGATCGACGCGCTGCGCCGCGACGGCGTGCGGATTGCGATCGCAGACGCGCTGACCGACCGCGATCTGCACGTGCTCGGCGAAGCGTGCGCGGACCTGCCCCTCGTCACGGGCGGCTCGGGCGTCGCGCTCGGCCTGCCCGCGAACTTCCGGCTCGGCGGGCTCTTGCCCGAGCGCCGCGACGCGGCCGCGCTGCCGAGGATCGACGGCGCATCGGCGGTGCTCGCCGGCAGCGCGTCGAAGGCGACCAACGCGCAAGTCGCCGCGTGGCGCGCCGAGCGTCCGGCATTCCGGATCGATCCGCTCGCGGCCGCGCGCGGCGAGCCCGTCGTCGAGCAGGCGCTCGCGTTCGCGCGCGCGCATCTGCCGCAGCCCGTGCTGATCTACGCGAGCGCCTCGCCCGACGAAGTGAAACGGGTGCAACAGGCGCTCGGCGTCGAGGCGGCCGGCCATCTCGTCGAGGCGACGCTCGCCGCGATCGCGCGCGGGCTGCGCGAGATGGGCGTGCGCAAGTTCGTCGTCGCGGGCGGCGAAACGTCCGGCGCGGTCGTGCAGGCGCTCGACGTGAAGGCGCTGCAGATCGGCGCGCAGATCGATCCCGGCGTGCCCGCCACCGCGACGACCGGAGCAGGCCCCCGCGGGACGACCGGAGCAGGCCCCCGCGCGACGCTCGACGCCGAGCCGCTCGGCCTCGCGCTCAAATCCGGCAACTTCGGCGCGACCGATTTCTTCGACAAGGCGCTGCGCGCGCTGGAGGGCGCGGCATGA